GTCCGGCAGCGGGCTCATGGCTTGCAGGAGCTCCTCGGTGGGCAACGTGATGGAACGGATGGGGCGAAATTGCTGATTCATGCCTGACAGCCTAGTGCCGCCGTCGAGGTCCGCCGCACCTCTGGACACTGAAGCGGAACCCGCCGTAACGTCGAGGGGCAGCCAGTATTGTGCCGCGCGGCGGTGTTTGGGTGGCGGTGTTTTTGTCGGGCCGGCTGGTGGATCGAGGGAAAGGCAGTTACGTGAATCGCTCGTCCCTGCTTAGTTCAGCGGCGGTATTTTCAGCCGTCGGCTTCAGCGCTGCGGCCGTTGCACTGCTGCGCCGACTGCTGCGGCACGGAGCTGTGGAACAGGCGGCGCGGGTCAGCTCCAAGGAAGCGTCCACGGGTGAACTTCCCGTGGTGTCCGCCCGGGCCATCGGCACTCCGGCCGGCACCCGTCCGGGCAAACGCGACCATTTGCCCGTGACTCCGGTTCCGCCCAACACCGTGACGGCAACGACAAGGGAGCCGGCGGAGCCTGATCATTCCGCAGAGGGCGGAGATGCCGGGCAGCCGAAACCGTCGCGGACCTGGGTGGTGGACAACAGTTCGGCCTGGGACGGCAGCCCGTTGGAATTGGTGGTTCCGCCGCCGCTCCGGGGCCTGCGGAAAGGCAACCCGGGCGCCTCACCGGCGTGAGGTCCCCGGGCGGAAGCGCCGCGCCGGGGGCAGACTGGAGCCAATTTTTCTTTTTCCCGGAAGTACTGGTAATGTTTCATGTCGTTGCGGAGAGCAAATCGAGCAGAAATGATCGGCTTGCAGGACAAAACAAAAGGCACCTCTAGCTCAATTGGCAGAGCATCTGACTCTTAATCAGAGGGTTCCGGGTTCAAGTCCCGGGGGGTGCACAATACAGACCCCGTCTGGCCAGGAAGAAATTCCTTGGCCAGGCGGGGTTTTTTGTTTGGCTTTTTGGGTTCGGCGGGCCTCGGGCACTTGGGGTGGGCCTCGATTGCGGGCGCCTGCCCCTGGCCACCCAGCCCGGCGGCTACCGCCCGGCCTCCATACGCAAGCCCGCGACGCAGTGGACATCCGCCACCCGGGCGGCGGAACCGGTCGAGGCCTGGCCGCGAACCGGTCCGGCCCGCGCCTGGCACACAATGGTCGCAGGAAAGCTTCTGGTGCAGGATGGTGAACCAATGGCTGCGGCACTGCCTGACGTGCTGCGCCGCCATCGCACCGCTGCCGCCGCCATCCAGCGGCTGGCCTGGCTCCAGATGCTTCGTGCAGATCACTTCGGGGTGGTGAATGGGGTAACTGACATATGAAGTGGATCTCACTTCCGCCGATACCCGCCGATCCGTTCGCTGCAGGGCAGAAAGGCTGGTAGTGTTGTCTGTCGTTGCGGATGACAAATCGTCGGTTCACGCCGACGCCAAGACATCCCAGCAGATGCACCTCTAGCTCAATTGGCAGAGCATCTGACTCTTAATCAGAGGGTTCCGGGTTCAAGTCCCGGGGGGTGCACAAATCAAGGAGCGGCTCAGCTCGGTGAAAACCGGCAGAGCCGCTCTTTTTGTTGCTGCAAGGCCAGAACGGTGCTCACATTCCCGATGACCGGTTCAAGGGGACTCCCGCTGCCGGTCAGCCCGGAGGCAAAACGAAAAAGGCACGCCCCCCGAAAGGGGCGTGCCTCAACGAATCAGGCCGTGCGCCGTTAGGCCGTGCCTGCGGTCTTCCCGGCTTCAACGCCGGAGCTGTCACCGGGCACTTCCTCCGCGGCTGCGGCAGCAACAATTTCCTCCGCGGGGACGACCGGAATCGGCAGCCCCGGAACATCCACAGCCAGCTGCCAGCGGGGATTTCCCAGCTCTTTAATGACATTGCGCAATTGTCTGCGCAGCTCGTCGGACATCAGGTCACCGCCGTCGGTAAGTGTGCTCTCGATGTCCTGCGCCTCGCGGAGCGCCTCCACTCCCTCCGGAGTGATGGAGACCATGTGGCTGCGCCGGTCCAGGTCATTCCGGACCCGGACCACGTGTCCATGAGCTTCCAGCCGGGAGAGGGTCTTGCCCATCGTCTGCGCCTGGACCCGGACGATCTGCGCCAAATGCGCCTGCGTCATGGGCCCCTGGGAATCGAGGACCCCCAACGCGATTACTCCGGCGTGGGTCACGCCAATTCGAACAAGCCGCTCATTCCAAGCGTGTTCGACCAGGCGGGCAGCCGTCGACAACAGTCGACCGGTGGGCCAGTGCTCCATATCGGGCATAAATCAGAACTCTTCCTTTCAGGGTGAGGATTTGATGGCCGATCGGATAACCTACAAATCCACCACGTACTAGGATAGCCACCAAGGCCGTGCGCTGTCGCGCTGTGACACAGCCTGATCTGCCATTGATACCAAGGAGAGACCTATGCCCCGCCTGTCCCCCGGCGAAAAAGCCCCGGACTTCACCCTTCCGGCAACCGATTCAGCCTCTGTTTCACTCTCCGGATTCCGAGGCCGCAGCACCGTTATCTACTTCTACCCCGCTGCCGCCACACCCGGCTGCACCACGCAAGCCTGCGATTTCCGCGACAATCTGAACACGCTGCAGGAGGCCGGGTACGCCGTCGTCGGCGTCTCCCCCGATCCGGTTTCCAAACTGGAAAAATTCGCCGAGGCTGAACACCTCAACTTCCCGCTGCTCTCCGACCCGGACCACGCAGTTGCCGAGGCCTACGGAGCCTGGGGCGAGAAGAAGAACTACGGCAAGACCTACGAGGGCCTGATCCGCTCGACGGTGGTCGTGGACCCCGACGGCGCCGTCTCCCTCGCCCAATACAACGTGCGGGCCACCGGCCACGTCGCCAAGCTGAAGCGCGATCTCGGACTGGCCTGAACCTCAGGTACACTGGAGGCTGGTTTTGTGCCTTTCCGCGGATAGCGCGGCAGTGACAGCCTGAGCGCGAGTGGCGGAATTGGTAGACGCGCTGGATTTAGGTTCCAGTGTCTTCGGACGTGTGGGTTCAAGTCCCTCCTCGCGCACTGTGACGAGTCGAGACATCGTTTTCCGATGAGTCGCGACATCGGTAACACCCCGGTCTTCGGACCGGGGTGTTTTCTTTTGCCCGGGCACGGTTCGCGCCAGGCACCCGCATGCCGGCCCCGTCAGCATCTGGTTCTGCTGCTTCCCCGCTCCGTGTCCCTACCCGATGCCGAGCCGTTGACCCTGCACCTTGGCGGCGGGAAAATAGCACCTGAGTGGCCCGCCCATCCGCGGGGTGCAACCAGTGGCTCCTTGGTTGAGCCAGTGGCACCTTATTCGAGGAGGCCCCGTTTATGGACACCGTTGCGGACGCCGACGCCAACACCAAGGACAAACCTCCTCCGCCCTGGTACCTGCGCGGAAAGTCCCTCATCATTGGCGCCGGCGCAGTGGCGACCGCGATCACCGCCGTCTTGGGACTGTGGGACCGCTTTGACCGCCCGGATGACAAAGATACGGCGACCGTTGAACTGCTCCAGCTGTTAAGGGCGTCGGACCTTCGTGATTTCAACGCTGTACAGCTCGGCACCGCCCTCCCCCTGAAAACTGCCCAAGACACGAACGCCCGGCAGCTGCCCGCTGGGGGTCACGCAGCAGCAGTTCCGGGATTCTCGACAGCATTCCCGCCCAACCCGTCGCTTCCGCCGGCCGTCACGGTGCCGCCGACGCCGGTTCCGCCGGCCGTCACGGTGCCGCCGACGCCGGTTCCGCCGGCCGTCACGGTGCCGCCGACGCCGGTTCCCGGGCCCCCTGCCACCGAGCCTGAAACATCCCCGCCTCCGACCTTTGCCACCCCTTCTTCCACCTCTTCACCCAGCACCTCAGCCGGCTGGACGGAGTCACCCGAATGGACCGAGGAGTTTGAGCTGGAGGTGGTGGAGGATCCGGTGCTGACAATGATGGGCTATGACCTCAAACCTGAGGACTTAAGGGTTTTTCCAGCCGTGGGAAACCAATCCCTGGGACTCACCGCCAGCACTGAGCAAGCCGTTGAACCTGCCGTCGGTGCCGGCACGTCGCCGGCCCCGGCGGATGTCGCAACCCAAATAGTTGAGATGCTCAGCACGGTCGAGGGTACCGACAGCGCCGGCAACCCGGCACCACGAGGCTGGACAGTTGCTGTGGATCTGACCCTTGAAGGCCTGGAGGGAGTGCCCCTTCTGCTGACGTGGTCGCTCGACGGCATCGATGTACCGCATTTATGGTTAGCCGAGAGCCTGGCCTACCGGGTTGAAGCCGACACGGACAGCGCCGCCGGAACAGCGGAAATATGGGTTCCTGACTTGATCCCGCCGGGCACTTACGAAGTGAATGTCAAACTTATCTACGAATCAACCGGCGCCCCCGTCGACTCCGGTTCGCGGCCGGTCCCGGACTAAAACCACCTCCTTCTGCAGGCCCTCGCCCCGCCACGCGCGCCCCGCCGAGCCGAGCCTCCCAAGTCCCTGCTGTGACCTGGCTCAAAACTTTTCCAGCCCGTCACCCATCCGGCCGGAGCCCCGGGCCGAAGACCTTCTGAGACCTCGCCCCAAGAGGTGTTCACACCAACCACGAGGTCCCGCCAGACGGACCCTCGCCAGAAGGAGAAAAACAATGGCTTTCAAGACCCGCCGGAACATGTCCATCCTCGGAATCGCCGCTGTCTCCATGCTGGGCATGGCCGCCTGCAGCACCGACTCCTCCGATACCTCCTCCGAGAGCTCCGAATCGGGCATGGCCTCGGAGTCCAGCATGTCCCCCTCCGCTTCGGAGCCCATGAGCCCCGACGCAACCGCCAGCGAGTCCATGAGCGCCGATCCGGCGGCCAACCTCGTCGGCGCCAGCTGCGCCGACTACGCGGCGGCCGTTCCCGAAGGAGCGGGGTCCATCCAGGGAATGTCGCTTGACCCGGTAGCCACTGCCGCGTCGAACAACCCCATGCTGACCACGCTGACCGCAGCCGTCTCGGGCCAGCTGAACCCGGAGGTCAACCTGGTCGATACCCTGAACGGTTCGGAGTTCACGGTGTTCGCACCCACCGATGAGGCCTTCGCCAAACTGGATCCGGCCACCCTCGAGACGCTGAAGACGGATCCGGATCTGCTCTCCAGCATCCTCACCTATCACGTGGTTCCGGGCCAGATGGCCCCTGAGGAACTCTCCGGCATGTACGCCACGGTGAATGGTGCTGAAGTCGACGTCACCGGGTCCGGCGACAGCCTGATGGTGAACGAGTCCGCCGTCGTCTGCGGCGGCGTCCAGACCGAGAACGCTACGGTCTACCTGCTGGACACCGTCCTGATGCCTCCGATGTAGTCCGGGCGGCACCAAACCCGGCACAGCACAGATCCACCACCGACAAAGGCGGGCGCCCCACCAAGGCGCCCGCCTTTGTCGTGACCAAATTGTGACCGCGCCGGGACTTGAAATGCGAACTGGCGCCCCGGCACCCATTAGGCTCTGTCCCATATGTTTGTGGCGTGCAACACACTTGCCCCAAAAAGAACCGCTCAAAAAACCGCTCCACCTGCCACGGACACCACAGCACACCCTGCACGATGCACCGCACGGCATCCGCGCGGGTAACACTCGCCCAGAGGAGTAGAACCATGTCACTTGCCGGCCGAACTACGAATGGCTCCCGCCCCAGGCGGCGGGCCGCCGCCATCACCGCAGGCGTTGCCCTGAGCGCCTTGATTCTGTCCGGCTGCGCCCAGAGCGAGCGCGAGGAAGGGTCCGACGACGCCGGTACCTCCTCCGAAGTGGACGGAACCTTTGTCTTCGCGGCTTCCTCCGACCCCAAGACGCTGGATCCCGCGTTTGCCTCCGACGGTGAGTCCTTCCGTGTCAGCCGCCAGATCTTCGAGGGCCTGGTCGGCGTGAAGCCGGGAACCGCCGATCCGGAGCCGCTGCTGGCCAAGTCCTGGGAAACGTCCGAGGATGCGCTCACCTACACCTTCGCTCTTGAGGAAGGTGTCACGTTCCACGACGGCACCGCCTTCAACGCGGAAGCCGTCTGCGCCAACTTTGACCGCTG
This genomic interval from Arthrobacter sp. zg-Y820 contains the following:
- a CDS encoding MarR family winged helix-turn-helix transcriptional regulator; the protein is MPDMEHWPTGRLLSTAARLVEHAWNERLVRIGVTHAGVIALGVLDSQGPMTQAHLAQIVRVQAQTMGKTLSRLEAHGHVVRVRNDLDRRSHMVSITPEGVEALREAQDIESTLTDGGDLMSDELRRQLRNVIKELGNPRWQLAVDVPGLPIPVVPAEEIVAAAAAEEVPGDSSGVEAGKTAGTA
- the bcp gene encoding thioredoxin-dependent thiol peroxidase — encoded protein: MPRLSPGEKAPDFTLPATDSASVSLSGFRGRSTVIYFYPAAATPGCTTQACDFRDNLNTLQEAGYAVVGVSPDPVSKLEKFAEAEHLNFPLLSDPDHAVAEAYGAWGEKKNYGKTYEGLIRSTVVVDPDGAVSLAQYNVRATGHVAKLKRDLGLA
- a CDS encoding fasciclin domain-containing protein, with translation MAFKTRRNMSILGIAAVSMLGMAACSTDSSDTSSESSESGMASESSMSPSASEPMSPDATASESMSADPAANLVGASCADYAAAVPEGAGSIQGMSLDPVATAASNNPMLTTLTAAVSGQLNPEVNLVDTLNGSEFTVFAPTDEAFAKLDPATLETLKTDPDLLSSILTYHVVPGQMAPEELSGMYATVNGAEVDVTGSGDSLMVNESAVVCGGVQTENATVYLLDTVLMPPM